GCAGTTCCAGAACAGCTGCGTCCCGCAGGCAGAAAAAGCGCTGGTGCTCACCAGCAGAAGCTTCCAGTGCTTCATATGCTGCGTCGAGAATCCCGGTCAGGGCGTCTTTTTCGATCAGGCGGGGCAGCACGACCTCCTGGCGCAGCTGCAGGCGTACCTTTTCCACAGGGCTGCGGTCCAGAAGTTCTTCGTATACCAGGTAATGGAAATAGGCCCGGATGGAAGCGTATTTCCGCTTTACTGTAGCTGGCTTACAGCGCGCAGAAAGTTGTTCCACGTATTGCTCCAATGCAGCCCGGTTTGTGCTCAACCCGTTCGCTTGAAGATATGCGGCCAGCTGTTCGAGATCGATGCGATATGCTTTAAGCGTTTTTGCATCGAGCTTTTTTTGCAGTGCGCAGTAGCGAAAATACTGTTCCAGATACTCCATACTCATGATAGAACCACCTTTCAAAACCTTGTTGGTGCTTCCATCATACCGCATATAAAAAGCAGCGAGAGGGCGGAGCGTATTTCGGGGCCTACTTTGAAGGAACAACAGAGAACGACGGCCCGCATTTTGCAAGCCGCCGTTCCATAAGGTTATTCAGCAATGAACTGATCCTTGCCCACATGACAAAGGGGACACACCCATTCCTCGGGCACATCCGCCCAAAGTGTGCCGGGGGCCACACCTTGGGTGGGGTCGCCGTCGGTCTCGCTGTAAATGTAACCGCATACCTCGCACACGTACTTTTTCATGTAGTTCACCTCCCGCTTGCCAGTATGGGATAAAAAACAAAGGATAAACGCCTGACCTCCCGTACAGAAAGGGGGCGTTTCGGGGCGTGTTGCCGCGGCAACGCGTTCCCGGGGAAAGGGCTGGTATACTGAAGGCGAAAAAACGCCACATTATCAGAATACAGACAGAGGGTGTACAACAGAGAGGGGATAAATGAATGAAAAGTGAATTGCTGATTGAACAGGTAACGGGGCGGGAGATCCTGGATTCACGGGGGAACCCAACGGTGGAAGCCGAGGTGCGGCTGAAGGGCGGCGCCGTGGGAAGGGCAGCAGTGCC
This window of the Oscillospiraceae bacterium genome carries:
- the rd gene encoding rubredoxin is translated as MKKYVCEVCGYIYSETDGDPTQGVAPGTLWADVPEEWVCPLCHVGKDQFIAE